A single region of the Triticum dicoccoides isolate Atlit2015 ecotype Zavitan chromosome 2B, WEW_v2.0, whole genome shotgun sequence genome encodes:
- the LOC119366571 gene encoding conglutin alpha 2-like has product MGARSFFTDSEIQSDPELSTLIGEILSLKSERRDLIGSLTPGISRWVDEISRVATSSVRANVDCKEPFGILEDVEELGQRMLSMSHFLFCSNSHIPLYKADELVSTSTKLMEISKGFYESTEQAMDKAVSEAAEAEEKRKEEERKEEKKKRDRMRKKEKKKQQQHKEKDEEDKKKRAMMRKKEKERKKKKKQQQEEEEEEDAQVITSEKVTEKMERKEEEEEEDEEETRRQQEVRKIMAAHEFLRLSSNVLARPLCYRNELAMMITEEDEQEYERVMEAERQAAMEAEEAKREAVRKAEKERERRREMSKQRKAEKEAKRKQIPQNKAPVVEKEERIVKEHADEQEAKSPAEQRIVEEHADEQQAKSPAEQLKERMDNQLGLFAGRRRAWEYSSGSKPGQCGGFQDKTLLSSMQFTHCIPGIIPPRAAVIESSLQIYSFKITGLSGDLKWPLNVYGVVAARDTVDHNRNLLFSRSSVMYQVLTSENDCSLCLIGPSRAILAVDPVDFEVELRVHDGYDFRGDGINDRELICVSNRYEGAPSGEIQRLTLYSPLCRGVLSLERLSSTVQATILLIRVVGEGHPFKSGGEVFCWSSSADGSAAIHEKVVLLHSLEGIPQEDDELDLDGYLPLSRNVVSVESGGGLNVVVETYGGSSTSTHVYFPCEYCNISQRSCLVGGSEVEITVAWSRLVRDKMDLLIDGYTTQA; this is encoded by the exons ATGGGCGCCAGGTCCTTCTTTACCGACTCGGAGATCCAGTCCGACCCTGAGCTATCAACGCTGATAGGGGAGATCCTCTCCCTGAAGAGCGAGCGCAGGGACCTGATTGGGTCCCTTACCCCGGGGATTTCTCGGTGGGTGGATGAGATCTCTCGAGTAGCAACGTCGTCCGTCCGGGCCAATGTGGACTGCAAAGAACCCTTCGGTATCTTGGAGGATGTTGAGGAATTGGGCCAGCGGATGCTATCCATGTCCCATTTTCTTTTCTGTTCCAATTCCCACATCCCCTTGTACAAGGCCGACGAGCTGGTTAGCACATCAACCAAATTAATGGAAATCTCCAAGGGTTTCTACGAATCTACAGAGCAGGCAATGGATAAGGCCGTGTCGGAGGCAGCAGAGGCagaggagaagaggaaggaggaggagaggaaggaggagaagaagaagagggataggatgaggaaaaaggagaagaagaagcaacaacagcaCAAGGAGAAGGATGaggaggacaagaagaagagagctatgatgaggaagaaggagaaggagaggaagaagaagaaaaagcagcagcaggaggaggaggaggaggaggatgcacaAGTTATTACATCTGAGAAGGTCACCGAGAAGATGGAAagaaaggaggaggaagaggaggaggatgaggaggagacgaggaggcagcaggaggtgaGGAAGATCATGGCTGCCCATGAATTCTTGCGTCTCTCCTCCAATGTCCTGGCGAGACCCTTGTGTTACAGAAATGAGTTGGCCATGATGATTACAGAGGAGGATGAGCAGGAGTATGAGAGGGTGATGGAGGCAGAGAGGCAGGCAGCGATGGAGGCCGAGGAGGCCAAGAGGGAGGCAGTAAGGAAGGCAGAGAAGGAGAGGGAGCGGCGGAGGGAGATGAGCAAGCAAAggaaggcggagaaggaggcaaagaggaagcagATCCCGCAGAACAAGGCGCCCGTTGTGGAGAAGGAGGAGCGCATTGTGAAGGAGCATGCTGATGAGCAGGAAGCAAAATCCCCAGCGGAGCAGCGCATTGTGGAGGAGCATGCTGATGAGCAGCAAGCAAAATCCCCAGCGGAGCAGCTTAAAGAGCGGATGGATAACCAGCTGGGTTTGTTCGCAGGCCGCCGTAGAGCATGGGAATACTCAAGTGGCAGCAAGCCGGGTCAGTGCGGTGGATTCCAAGATAAAA CTCTATTGAGTTCTATGCAGTTTACGCATTGCATACCCGGTATCATCCCGCCCCGTGCCGCTGTTATTGAGAGCTCCTTGCAGATCTACTCCTTCAAAATTACTGGACTAAGTGGTGATCTGAAGTGGCCACTCAATGTGTATGGTGTGGTCGCTGCCCGAGACACCGTGGACCACAACCGCAACCTTCTTTTCTCTCGGTCAAGTGTTATGTATCAAGTACTTACATCTGAAAAT GACTGTTCTTTGTGCTTGATTGGCCCGTCACGTGCTATTCTGGCCGTGGACCCCGTTGACTTCGAAGTTGAGCTGCGAGTACATGATGGCTATGATTTTAGAGGTGACGGGATCAATGATAGAGAATTGATCTGTGTTAGCAACCGCTATGAGGGCGCACCCAGCGGTGAGATTCAACGTTTAACCTTGTATAGTCCGTTGTGTAGAGGAGTGTTGAGCCTTGAACGACTTTCTAGTACGGTCCAGGCAACTATCTTGTTGATTCGTGTTGTCGGAGAGGGCCATCCTTTTAAATCTGGAGGGGAAGTTTTTTGTTGGTCATCTAGTGCAGATGGTAGTGCTGCTATACAtgagaaggttgtgctgcttcattCTCTTGAAGGAATTCCTCAAGAAGATGATGAGTTAGATCTAGATGGTTACCTCCCTCTGTCAAGAAACGTCGTTTCGGTTGAATCTGGAGGAGGGTTGAATGTTGTGGTAGAAACGTACGGGGGATCTTCTACATCTACTCATGTCTATTTCCCTTGTGAGTATTGCAACATCAGTCAGCGTTCATGTTTGGTTGGCGGCTCTGAGGTGGAGATCACTGTTGCTTGGTCCCGACTTGTCCGCGACAAGATGGATCTTTTGATTGACGGATATACTACCCAGGCCTAG